In the Rhodothermaceae bacterium genome, one interval contains:
- a CDS encoding UPF0164 family protein, with the protein MEKSVYLWVILFWMCSIETVAYAQFANETREVTRKGTTAAEFLSIPVGARATGMGGAVTALTADVTAMYWNPAGLGLLTRSSVAAEHATWLAEINFNYAAAAFPTRFGTLGAAVTAMGTPDMRVTTVEDQEGTGETFDASSYAFTLSWGKSLTERFAFGASAKIITEQIWHSQARGLALDLGTVFVTPFRGIRLGASISNFGTKMEMAGDDLLVVADIDPVNRGNNESNRAYLRVDSYNLPLIMRIGLAGELIETEQVRVTIAVDVLSPNNSNQFANLGAELGLLGDLVTVRAGYSELFLEDSIRSLSLGAGLRYDFSAVGIVMDYAYERQRYFNDVNRISMALLF; encoded by the coding sequence ATGGAGAAGTCCGTCTACTTATGGGTGATTCTCTTTTGGATGTGCTCCATAGAAACGGTCGCATATGCCCAGTTTGCAAATGAGACCAGGGAGGTGACCCGAAAGGGGACGACTGCAGCCGAATTTCTGAGTATCCCGGTTGGTGCCAGAGCAACCGGGATGGGTGGAGCGGTTACTGCACTGACTGCCGATGTTACGGCCATGTACTGGAATCCGGCTGGATTGGGGCTCTTAACACGTTCATCGGTCGCTGCCGAGCATGCCACCTGGCTAGCGGAAATCAACTTCAATTATGCCGCCGCTGCCTTCCCGACCAGGTTCGGTACACTCGGAGCCGCCGTTACGGCAATGGGGACCCCGGATATGCGGGTGACGACCGTAGAGGATCAGGAAGGGACGGGAGAGACGTTTGATGCATCCTCATATGCCTTCACCCTTTCCTGGGGGAAGAGTCTTACGGAGCGGTTTGCATTCGGGGCATCCGCGAAGATCATTACCGAACAGATTTGGCATTCACAGGCTCGCGGGTTGGCATTGGATCTCGGGACGGTGTTTGTGACTCCGTTCAGGGGAATCCGATTGGGGGCTTCGATTTCCAACTTTGGCACCAAGATGGAGATGGCGGGGGATGATCTATTGGTCGTTGCAGATATTGATCCGGTGAACCGGGGCAATAATGAAAGTAATCGGGCCTATCTCAGAGTAGACTCCTATAACCTGCCTTTGATTATGCGGATTGGTTTGGCGGGGGAGTTGATTGAGACCGAGCAGGTCCGGGTTACCATTGCGGTGGACGTACTCAGCCCGAACAACAGCAATCAGTTTGCAAACCTGGGGGCAGAGCTTGGTCTTCTGGGAGACTTGGTTACGGTCCGGGCAGGATATAGTGAACTGTTTCTGGAGGATAGCATCCGGTCACTCTCTTTGGGGGCTGGCCTCAGGTATGATTTTAGTGCTGTAGGTATTGTAATGGACTATGCTTACGAAAGACAACGCTACTTCAATGATGTTAATCGCATCTCTATGGCGTTATTGTTTTAA
- a CDS encoding exo-alpha-sialidase has translation MTSIRFLPFLLAGVLVVSNGCTPSESTQHSLDTAAGASISFQDVASPAGPGSSTPTLHTTNEGVVLLSWVEPHAEGGHVLRFSQLEHDGWSEPKTIVQGEDWFVNWADFPSLISLDGGTLAAHYLVKSAKATYAYDVHVTQSLDGGQTWSPPVIPHTDGTQTEHGFVSMLPSSDGRLFAAWLDGRNMGGGHDGHGSRGAMTLRAAILDHAGTLYGETLLDERICECCQTSAARTSNGIVVAYRDRSHEEIRDISVVRWQNGAWSAPQTVHEDGWQIRGCPVNGPAIAAAGEQVAIAWFTAAQDTLRIKLSFSTDEGRSFSAPVQIDDGLPLGRLDTILLQDGSAVVSWIEKTDGGAEIRVRRVSPDGRPDASSVVATTSVARASGFPRMARNGNAVYIAWTEAGTPSSIRTAVVMLSGGM, from the coding sequence ATGACATCGATCCGGTTTCTACCCTTCCTGCTTGCTGGAGTGCTCGTTGTCAGCAACGGCTGCACGCCGTCCGAAAGCACACAACATTCCTTGGACACAGCGGCGGGCGCTTCGATTTCGTTTCAGGACGTTGCCTCGCCTGCCGGTCCTGGAAGTAGTACGCCCACGTTGCATACCACCAATGAAGGGGTAGTACTGCTGAGTTGGGTGGAACCTCACGCGGAAGGAGGGCATGTCCTGCGTTTCTCACAACTGGAACACGACGGATGGTCAGAGCCGAAAACCATTGTTCAAGGAGAGGACTGGTTCGTTAACTGGGCCGACTTTCCTTCGCTGATTTCGCTAGATGGCGGTACACTGGCAGCGCACTATTTGGTTAAGAGCGCGAAGGCGACTTATGCCTATGATGTTCACGTGACCCAATCCCTCGACGGTGGCCAAACGTGGAGCCCGCCTGTGATTCCTCATACGGATGGCACACAGACCGAACACGGCTTTGTGTCGATGCTCCCCTCGAGCGATGGTCGACTCTTTGCTGCTTGGCTCGACGGACGTAATATGGGGGGAGGTCATGATGGTCACGGATCGCGGGGAGCGATGACACTGCGCGCTGCTATACTCGATCATGCCGGTACGCTCTATGGCGAAACCTTACTTGATGAACGCATTTGTGAGTGTTGCCAGACCTCGGCAGCCCGTACGTCCAACGGAATTGTTGTGGCCTACAGAGATCGATCACACGAAGAGATACGTGACATTTCGGTTGTCAGGTGGCAGAACGGTGCTTGGTCGGCACCACAAACGGTGCACGAGGATGGGTGGCAAATCAGGGGATGCCCGGTTAACGGCCCGGCCATAGCAGCGGCCGGTGAACAGGTCGCCATTGCCTGGTTTACAGCCGCTCAGGATACACTTCGAATCAAGCTCAGCTTTTCCACCGACGAAGGGCGGTCGTTCAGTGCTCCCGTTCAGATCGACGACGGCTTACCCCTCGGACGGCTCGACACGATTTTATTGCAGGACGGTTCAGCGGTAGTCAGTTGGATCGAGAAAACCGACGGCGGAGCCGAGATCCGTGTCCGTCGTGTATCCCCCGATGGCAGGCCCGATGCCTCTTCGGTGGTAGCTACTACCTCGGTGGCACGGGCCAGCGGTTTTCCTCGGATGGCCCGAAACGGCAACGCCGTTTACATCGCTTGGACCGAAGCCGGAACACCTTCGTCTATCCGCACGGCCGTTGTGATGCTTTCCGGGGGTATGTAG
- a CDS encoding TonB-dependent receptor produces MGYRYWTWLLVGALFLVVLPIQAQTTGKLTGLVLDGSNGEPLPGVNVVIDGTTQGGVTDIEGRYVVIGVRPGIYTLVASFVGFTTQRSEGVRVSVDLTTEVDFTLQEQVIEGEEVVVRAEAIRVRKDVTSSEARITAETIDRLPVQELGQVLSVQAGVTERGGFHIRGGRSSEVIVMVDGVPVTDTYDGSTALQLENEGIQELQVISGTFNAEYGNAMSGVINVVTKEGRNDRFGGSVEAYTGTYLVQQGDADALLKGTRQDELTQGFPYDQVDVYSYLPFSPTHYNNLNASIEGPVLKDRVTLYANARYFANDGWLYGAHLYNIDGTGADSSLVPMNTWEKLSWQANLRIQLRNNIFVNLIGLGSNSEGNDLGGRYQYYRWAPFGVPQIYDQGIDLKLKYTHLINAKTFYTLNIATFEKKAERYRFADISDARYNDFTITPPDSVEISPGVWEQVNAGGNQFARGGVDLGRFNRKTRSYFVKGDFTSQISRFHLVKAGFEARLDQLQFEDYGIVPAISETGQVIEPFQPAVPAAESFAYRRFDDVSPITFSAYLQDKIEYESFIVNAGLRMDYFDARAEVPADPQDPNIFNPFKKINLYRDTNGDGVITEDEEGDGNRITHEERQAYWWTSSTPKLQFSPRLGVAYPVTEEGVIHFSWGHFLQIPTLNRLFENFGYKIPRQTGRYGPFGNPDLDAQRTVMYEVGLKQAIGTVVIKATAYNRDVRSWVSTSRLIETELPGVTYVVYANRDYANTRGFTLALSRAFENNYGFDVNYTYQVVEGSNSDPTEEFFAAGNQEEPRLALLPLGWDQRHKVAGSIFVGGQNWGASALMVWGSGFPYTPSFEEAALAGPDVQPEFPTHARRQPSTYQIDLDLYREFTIGPVRPRVFLHVFNLLDRRNALSVYGDTGLPGVTFSAPIQSADHGYFTRPNHYSEPRRIHAGIKVQF; encoded by the coding sequence ATGGGGTACAGGTATTGGACCTGGCTATTGGTTGGTGCACTGTTTCTGGTCGTACTTCCGATCCAGGCTCAGACCACTGGCAAGCTCACGGGATTGGTGCTAGACGGCAGCAATGGGGAGCCGCTACCAGGAGTGAACGTGGTCATTGACGGAACGACTCAGGGGGGAGTTACGGACATAGAAGGGAGATACGTAGTCATCGGGGTACGGCCCGGGATCTATACGTTAGTAGCCTCTTTTGTGGGATTTACCACGCAGCGCAGCGAAGGGGTGCGGGTCAGTGTAGATCTGACTACAGAGGTTGATTTTACTCTGCAGGAGCAGGTTATCGAAGGCGAGGAAGTTGTCGTAAGAGCTGAGGCAATCCGAGTTCGTAAAGATGTGACAAGCAGTGAAGCCCGGATTACCGCTGAAACGATTGACCGCCTGCCTGTGCAGGAATTAGGACAGGTCCTCAGCGTTCAGGCTGGTGTCACCGAGCGCGGAGGATTTCATATTCGGGGTGGACGAAGCAGTGAGGTCATCGTGATGGTGGACGGAGTGCCAGTCACGGATACCTACGATGGATCTACTGCTCTCCAATTAGAGAATGAGGGAATACAGGAGTTGCAGGTCATCAGTGGCACGTTCAATGCCGAGTATGGCAATGCAATGAGCGGAGTCATCAATGTCGTCACCAAAGAAGGGCGCAATGACCGCTTTGGAGGTTCTGTCGAAGCATATACAGGGACATACTTGGTCCAACAGGGAGATGCAGATGCGCTCCTGAAGGGAACTCGGCAGGATGAGTTAACCCAGGGCTTCCCATACGACCAGGTGGATGTGTACTCGTACCTTCCCTTTTCTCCCACCCACTACAATAATTTGAATGCGTCCATTGAAGGGCCGGTCCTGAAGGATCGCGTTACACTGTATGCCAATGCCCGTTACTTTGCCAACGATGGATGGCTTTACGGAGCTCACCTGTATAATATTGACGGAACGGGTGCGGATTCATCACTGGTTCCGATGAACACGTGGGAAAAGCTGAGCTGGCAGGCCAACTTGCGTATTCAACTGCGCAATAACATATTCGTGAACCTGATTGGGCTTGGATCCAATTCAGAGGGGAATGATCTGGGAGGGCGCTATCAGTATTATCGCTGGGCCCCGTTCGGAGTCCCCCAGATCTACGATCAGGGCATTGATCTGAAGCTAAAGTATACTCATCTGATCAATGCAAAGACCTTCTATACGCTCAATATCGCAACCTTTGAAAAAAAGGCCGAACGCTACCGATTTGCTGATATTTCCGATGCCAGATACAACGATTTTACGATCACTCCCCCGGATTCCGTCGAGATCTCTCCTGGGGTGTGGGAGCAGGTAAATGCGGGTGGGAATCAGTTCGCTCGTGGCGGGGTGGACCTTGGCCGCTTTAATCGAAAAACCCGAAGTTATTTCGTAAAAGGAGACTTCACCAGTCAAATAAGCCGGTTTCATTTGGTCAAGGCTGGATTTGAGGCCCGGCTGGATCAGTTGCAGTTTGAAGATTATGGCATCGTACCGGCGATCTCCGAAACCGGACAGGTCATAGAACCCTTTCAACCCGCCGTCCCTGCGGCCGAGTCCTTTGCCTATCGCCGGTTTGATGATGTATCCCCAATTACGTTCAGCGCCTATCTGCAGGATAAGATTGAGTATGAGAGCTTTATCGTGAATGCGGGGCTGCGTATGGATTATTTTGATGCGCGGGCTGAGGTGCCGGCAGATCCCCAAGATCCAAATATTTTCAATCCATTCAAAAAGATTAACCTGTATCGGGACACGAATGGGGACGGGGTGATTACTGAGGATGAGGAAGGTGATGGAAATCGAATCACGCACGAGGAGCGGCAGGCTTACTGGTGGACATCATCAACGCCGAAGCTTCAGTTTTCTCCACGACTGGGGGTTGCCTATCCGGTCACAGAAGAAGGGGTCATTCACTTTTCATGGGGGCATTTCCTGCAGATCCCAACGCTGAACCGGCTCTTCGAAAACTTTGGGTACAAGATCCCCCGCCAAACCGGAAGGTATGGACCATTTGGAAATCCCGATCTGGACGCACAGCGTACGGTGATGTATGAGGTCGGGTTGAAACAGGCCATCGGAACCGTGGTCATCAAGGCAACGGCCTATAATCGTGATGTACGGAGCTGGGTATCCACTTCTCGGCTGATCGAAACAGAGCTGCCGGGCGTAACCTATGTGGTCTATGCGAACCGTGACTACGCGAATACACGAGGGTTTACCCTCGCACTCTCACGTGCCTTCGAAAACAATTACGGCTTCGATGTAAACTATACCTATCAGGTAGTTGAGGGATCGAATTCGGATCCAACCGAAGAATTTTTCGCCGCGGGCAACCAAGAGGAGCCGCGACTGGCCTTGTTACCGCTGGGTTGGGATCAGCGGCACAAAGTTGCCGGATCCATCTTTGTAGGTGGACAAAACTGGGGAGCATCTGCTCTGATGGTTTGGGGATCGGGATTCCCATATACCCCCAGTTTTGAAGAGGCGGCGCTGGCTGGACCGGATGTACAGCCGGAATTTCCAACCCATGCACGGCGCCAGCCCAGTACCTATCAGATCGATCTTGATCTTTATCGTGAATTCACGATCGGGCCGGTTCGCCCTCGCGTATTCTTACATGTATTCAATCTTCTGGATCGTCGCAATGCGCTTTCGGTCTACGGGGATACCGGCCTACCCGGTGTGACGTTTTCTGCACCGATCCAGTCGGCGGACCATGGATACTTTACACGTCCCAACCACTACTCGGAACCTCGGCGTATTCACGCTGGCATAAAGGTGCAGTTTTGA
- a CDS encoding ATP-binding protein: MKIAEFERPHVHRIVERVSRVSHTRIVAITGPRQVGKTTIALQVRQRLLESKIPCWYIPMDGIDSGESDWSGIQETSSNIRTGSPADGQVLVEIWKRARQASLDSEQGLVLFLDEIQVVPRWSNIMKGLWDADRRREYPLRVVILGSAAWRMLIGRNESLVGRFDSIRVTHWTFQEMTRVFGLAVDEFMFLGGYPGSLSDRSGSTRLADWRDHVVDSIMAPIIDRDIMGLSRIRKPALMRQLIDLVPNYSGQVISYSKLLGQLHDAGNTTTIANYLNLLSDAGLIITLFRYTSAPHLGRASSPKLNVLNTALMTVPSGYSLQGAQVDRSFWGRVVESAVGAHLYNTRGTVTRIHFWRDKSGKHEVDFVISRGPHLVGVEVKSGNVRSRRGLEAFKDRFPKAKTMIVGPSGIPLDIFFSRTTDEWIEAL; encoded by the coding sequence ATGAAGATTGCAGAATTTGAACGCCCACACGTTCATCGTATCGTCGAACGGGTATCACGAGTTTCACACACGCGCATCGTCGCCATCACTGGTCCTCGACAGGTTGGTAAAACAACGATTGCCCTTCAAGTACGTCAGAGATTGCTTGAATCAAAAATCCCATGCTGGTACATACCTATGGACGGCATAGATTCCGGTGAGTCTGACTGGTCTGGAATACAGGAGACCAGTAGTAACATACGAACTGGGTCCCCCGCCGATGGACAGGTCCTCGTTGAAATATGGAAGCGAGCCCGCCAGGCTTCTCTGGACTCAGAGCAAGGCTTAGTGTTATTTCTGGACGAAATACAAGTCGTTCCGCGCTGGTCAAACATCATGAAGGGCCTCTGGGATGCAGACCGCAGGAGGGAATATCCTCTACGTGTGGTGATCTTAGGGTCGGCCGCATGGCGGATGCTCATTGGGCGCAATGAGAGCCTTGTTGGTCGTTTTGACTCCATACGGGTGACTCATTGGACATTCCAGGAAATGACACGGGTATTCGGGTTGGCGGTTGATGAATTTATGTTCTTGGGTGGTTACCCCGGTTCCCTCTCCGACAGATCGGGGAGTACAAGACTCGCAGACTGGCGAGATCACGTTGTCGATTCAATTATGGCTCCAATCATTGATCGGGACATCATGGGCCTTTCGCGTATCAGAAAGCCTGCCCTGATGCGCCAATTGATTGATCTGGTACCAAACTATTCCGGGCAGGTCATTTCCTACAGCAAGCTGCTCGGCCAACTCCATGATGCGGGCAACACAACAACGATAGCAAATTATCTAAATCTACTTTCCGACGCAGGTTTAATCATTACTCTCTTCAGATATACGTCAGCCCCACACCTCGGCAGAGCCTCGTCTCCCAAGCTTAATGTACTAAATACGGCACTCATGACAGTTCCATCTGGTTATTCACTCCAGGGTGCCCAGGTCGACCGGTCCTTTTGGGGTCGTGTTGTAGAGAGCGCCGTGGGTGCACATTTATACAATACTCGAGGTACGGTAACCCGAATCCACTTCTGGCGTGATAAGAGTGGTAAGCATGAGGTTGATTTCGTCATCTCGCGTGGCCCTCACCTCGTGGGTGTTGAGGTAAAGAGTGGGAATGTACGGTCACGCCGTGGTCTAGAAGCATTCAAAGATCGCTTTCCCAAAGCCAAAACCATGATTGTGGGTCCAAGCGGCATTCCACTTGATATTTTTTTCTCTCGTACCACCGACGAATGGATTGAGGCACTATGA